A genomic window from Dechloromonas sp. A34 includes:
- the apbC gene encoding iron-sulfur cluster carrier protein ApbC, which produces MSLTEQQIKTALSAAVDHNTGKDFVSGKAVKNVKIDGDDIAFDVELGYPAKTQIDGIRKQVIAAVRTLPGVGNVSANVYSKVVAHSVQLGVKLLPGVKNIIAIASGKGGVGKSTTAVNLALALVQEGASVGILDADIYGPSQPQMLGLAGQQPESKDGNSMEPLEAYGLQAMSIGFMVDVETPMVWRGPMVAQALDQLLGQTNWRDLDYLIVDMPPGTGDIQLSLTQKVPVTGAVIVTTPQDIALIDARKGLKMFEKVNVPILGIIENMSIHICSNCGHEEHIFGTGGGEKMCADYGVEFLGSLPLEMAIREMADGGKPTVVGAPDSRTAEIYRSIARRVAVKIAEKAKDMTSKFPNIVVQNT; this is translated from the coding sequence ATGAGTCTTACAGAACAGCAGATCAAGACCGCTCTCAGCGCTGCGGTCGACCACAATACAGGCAAGGATTTCGTTAGCGGCAAGGCAGTGAAGAACGTCAAAATCGATGGCGACGACATCGCCTTCGACGTCGAACTCGGTTATCCGGCGAAAACGCAGATCGATGGCATCCGTAAGCAGGTGATCGCCGCCGTGCGCACCCTGCCCGGTGTCGGCAACGTCTCGGCCAATGTCTATTCCAAGGTGGTCGCCCACTCGGTGCAACTGGGCGTCAAGCTGCTGCCCGGTGTCAAGAACATCATCGCCATTGCCTCCGGCAAGGGTGGTGTGGGAAAAAGCACGACCGCCGTTAACCTCGCTCTGGCTCTGGTCCAGGAAGGGGCCAGCGTCGGCATCCTCGACGCCGACATCTATGGTCCGTCGCAGCCGCAGATGCTTGGCCTGGCCGGCCAGCAGCCTGAATCCAAGGACGGCAACAGCATGGAGCCGCTCGAGGCTTACGGCCTGCAGGCGATGTCGATCGGTTTCATGGTCGATGTCGAAACGCCGATGGTCTGGCGCGGCCCGATGGTCGCCCAGGCGCTCGACCAGTTGCTCGGCCAGACCAACTGGCGCGATCTCGATTATTTGATCGTCGACATGCCGCCGGGCACCGGCGACATCCAGCTCTCCCTGACCCAGAAAGTGCCGGTGACCGGGGCGGTGATCGTCACCACGCCGCAGGACATCGCCTTGATCGATGCGCGCAAGGGTCTGAAGATGTTCGAGAAGGTCAATGTCCCGATTCTCGGCATCATCGAAAACATGAGCATCCATATCTGCTCGAATTGCGGCCACGAGGAGCACATCTTCGGTACCGGCGGCGGTGAGAAGATGTGTGCCGATTACGGCGTCGAATTCCTTGGTAGCCTGCCCCTGGAAATGGCGATCCGAGAGATGGCCGACGGCGGCAAGCCGACCGTGGTCGGTGCCCCGGATTCGCGGACCGCCGAGATCTACCGCAGCATCGCTCGCCGTGTCGCGGTCAAGATTGCCGAGAAGGCCAAGGACATGACCTCGAAATTCCCCAATATCGTCGTACAAAACACGTGA
- the dcd gene encoding dCTP deaminase: MAIKSDKWIRRMAAEHGMIEPFSPDLVREENGQKIVSYGTSSYGYDIRCAREFKVFTNINSTVVDPKNFDPKSFVEIESDVCIIPPNSFALARTMEYFRIPRSVLTVCLGKSTYARCGIIVNVTPFEPEWEGHVTLEFSNTTPLPAKIYAGEGCAQVLFFESDEVCETSYKDRGGKYQGQEGVTLPKI, translated from the coding sequence ATGGCCATCAAATCAGACAAATGGATACGCCGCATGGCGGCAGAGCACGGCATGATCGAGCCGTTTTCGCCGGACCTCGTGCGCGAGGAGAATGGCCAAAAGATCGTTTCCTACGGCACCTCGAGCTACGGCTACGATATCCGCTGTGCCCGCGAGTTCAAGGTGTTTACCAATATCAACTCGACCGTCGTCGATCCGAAGAATTTCGATCCGAAGTCCTTCGTCGAGATCGAGTCCGACGTCTGCATCATTCCGCCGAATTCCTTCGCGCTGGCCCGGACCATGGAATACTTCCGCATTCCGCGTTCAGTGCTGACCGTCTGCCTGGGCAAATCGACCTATGCCCGCTGCGGGATCATCGTCAATGTCACTCCGTTCGAGCCGGAATGGGAAGGCCATGTCACCCTGGAGTTCTCGAACACGACACCGCTGCCGGCCAAAATCTACGCCGGTGAAGGCTGCGCTCAAGTGCTGTTCTTCGAGTCCGATGAAGTCTGCGAGACCTCGTACAAGGATCGTGGTGGCAAGTACCAGGGGCAGGAAGGCGTTACCCTGCCCAAAATCTGA
- a CDS encoding arginine/lysine/ornithine decarboxylase produces MRFHFPVIIIDEDFRSENTSGLGIRALAEAIEKEGLEVLGVTSYGDLTSFAQQQSRASAFILSIDDEELAMEPEETLAELRAFVKEIRNRNAEIPIFLHGETRTSRHIPNDVLRELHGFIHMFEDTPEFIARNVKREARAYLDSLPPPFFRALVHYAADGSYSWHCPGHSGGVAFLKSPVGQMFHQFFGENMLRADVCNAVEELGQLLDHTGPVAASERNAARIFNSDHLYFVTNGTSTSNKIVWHSTVAPNDIVVVDRNCHKSILHAIMMTGAIPVFLMPTRNNFGIIGPIPKSEFAWESIQKKIAANPFITDKTAKPRVLTITQSTYDGILYNVEDIKQELDGKIDTLHFDEAWLPHAAFHDFYGDYHAIGADRPRCKESMIFSTQSTHKLLAGLSQASQILVQDAENQKLDRDIFNEAYLMHTSTSPQYSIIASCDVAAAMMEEPAGTALVEESIAEALDFRRAMRKVDEEWGVDWWFKVWGPDDLSEEGIEEREAWMLKPGERWHGFNNLADGFNMLDPIKATIITPGLDVDGDFADEFGIPAAIVTKYLAEHGVIVEKCGLYSFFIMFTIGITKGRWNTLVTALQQFKDDYDKNHPLWKVLPEFVQKNPRYERVGLRDLCTQIHSVYKQNDVARLTTEMYLSDMVPAMRPADAFAKMAHREIERVPVDELEGRVTAVLLTPYPPGIPLLIPGERFNRTICNYLKFAREFNAAFPGFETDVHGLVKGGDGRYYVDCVL; encoded by the coding sequence ATGCGCTTCCACTTCCCCGTCATCATCATCGACGAAGACTTCCGCTCGGAGAATACCTCCGGCCTTGGCATCCGGGCACTCGCCGAAGCCATCGAGAAGGAAGGTCTGGAAGTGCTCGGCGTCACCAGTTACGGCGACCTGACCTCGTTTGCCCAGCAGCAGAGCCGGGCTTCGGCCTTCATCCTGTCGATCGACGACGAGGAACTGGCGATGGAGCCGGAAGAGACGCTGGCCGAGCTGCGCGCCTTCGTCAAGGAAATCCGCAACCGCAATGCCGAGATTCCCATCTTCCTGCATGGCGAAACCCGTACCTCGCGCCACATCCCGAACGACGTGTTGCGCGAACTGCACGGCTTCATCCACATGTTCGAGGACACGCCGGAATTCATCGCCCGCAACGTCAAGCGCGAAGCCCGGGCCTATCTCGATTCGCTGCCCCCGCCGTTCTTCCGGGCGCTGGTCCATTACGCCGCCGACGGTTCGTATTCCTGGCACTGCCCCGGCCACTCGGGCGGCGTTGCCTTCCTGAAGTCGCCCGTCGGCCAAATGTTCCACCAGTTCTTTGGCGAGAACATGCTGCGCGCCGACGTCTGCAACGCCGTCGAGGAACTCGGTCAGCTGCTCGACCACACCGGCCCGGTCGCCGCTTCGGAGCGCAACGCGGCGCGCATCTTCAATTCCGACCACCTGTATTTTGTGACCAACGGCACGTCTACGTCGAACAAGATCGTCTGGCACTCGACCGTCGCGCCGAACGACATCGTCGTGGTCGACCGCAACTGCCACAAGTCCATTCTGCACGCCATCATGATGACCGGGGCCATTCCGGTCTTCCTGATGCCGACGCGCAACAATTTCGGCATCATCGGCCCGATCCCGAAAAGCGAATTCGCCTGGGAAAGCATCCAGAAGAAGATCGCCGCCAACCCCTTCATCACCGACAAGACGGCCAAGCCGCGCGTGCTGACCATCACCCAGTCGACGTATGACGGCATCCTCTACAACGTCGAGGACATCAAGCAGGAACTGGACGGCAAGATCGACACCCTGCACTTCGACGAAGCCTGGCTGCCGCACGCCGCCTTCCACGACTTCTACGGCGACTACCACGCCATCGGCGCTGACCGGCCGCGCTGCAAGGAGTCGATGATTTTCTCGACCCAATCGACGCACAAGCTGCTGGCCGGTCTGAGCCAGGCCTCGCAGATTCTGGTCCAGGATGCCGAGAACCAGAAGCTCGACCGCGACATCTTCAACGAAGCCTATTTGATGCACACCTCGACTTCGCCGCAATACTCGATCATCGCCTCCTGCGATGTGGCGGCGGCGATGATGGAAGAACCGGCCGGTACGGCGCTGGTCGAGGAATCGATTGCCGAAGCACTCGATTTCCGCCGCGCCATGCGCAAGGTGGACGAGGAGTGGGGCGTCGACTGGTGGTTCAAGGTCTGGGGGCCGGACGACCTCTCCGAAGAAGGTATCGAGGAACGTGAAGCGTGGATGCTCAAGCCGGGCGAGCGCTGGCACGGTTTCAACAACCTGGCCGACGGCTTCAACATGCTCGATCCGATCAAGGCGACGATCATCACCCCGGGCCTCGACGTCGATGGCGATTTTGCCGACGAATTCGGCATCCCGGCCGCCATCGTCACCAAGTACCTGGCCGAGCATGGCGTTATCGTCGAGAAGTGCGGCCTGTACAGCTTCTTCATCATGTTCACCATCGGCATCACCAAGGGCCGCTGGAACACGCTGGTCACCGCGCTGCAGCAATTCAAGGACGATTACGACAAGAACCATCCGCTGTGGAAGGTGCTGCCTGAGTTCGTCCAGAAGAACCCGCGCTACGAGCGTGTCGGGTTGCGCGACCTGTGTACGCAGATCCACAGCGTCTACAAGCAGAACGACGTCGCCCGCCTGACCACCGAGATGTACCTGTCGGACATGGTGCCGGCGATGCGCCCGGCCGATGCTTTCGCCAAGATGGCGCACCGCGAGATCGAACGGGTGCCGGTCGATGAGCTCGAAGGCCGCGTCACCGCCGTGCTGCTTACCCCCTATCCGCCGGGCATTCCGTTGCTGATTCCGGGCGAGCGCTTCAATCGGACCATCTGTAACTACCTGAAATTCGCCCGCGAATTCAATGCCGCCTTCCCCGGCTTCGAGACCGATGTCCATGGTCTGGTCAAGGGTGGGGACGGTCGGTATTACGTCGACTGCGTCCTCTAA
- a CDS encoding dihydrofolate reductase yields the protein MSDIVLIAAVAKNRVIGRDNQLIWNIPEDMAHFKALTQGHTVLMGRKTWESLPPRFRPLPGRRNIVISRQTGYVAAGAETAGSLEAGLALLASGEKVFVIGGAEIYSQALPFATQMELTEVDLEPEGDAWFPAFAASEWQIVDRRRFTSSTGMTGAFLSYRRD from the coding sequence ATGTCCGACATCGTTCTCATCGCCGCCGTCGCCAAAAATCGCGTGATCGGCCGCGACAACCAGCTGATCTGGAACATTCCGGAAGACATGGCGCACTTCAAGGCGCTAACCCAAGGCCACACGGTGCTGATGGGCCGCAAGACCTGGGAATCGCTGCCGCCGCGCTTCCGTCCCTTGCCCGGCCGGCGCAATATCGTGATCTCCCGGCAGACCGGCTATGTCGCCGCGGGAGCCGAAACGGCCGGCTCCCTGGAAGCCGGGTTGGCCCTGCTGGCCAGCGGCGAGAAGGTTTTCGTGATCGGCGGCGCGGAAATCTACAGCCAGGCGCTGCCCTTCGCGACGCAGATGGAACTGACCGAAGTCGACCTCGAGCCCGAAGGCGACGCCTGGTTTCCGGCCTTTGCTGCAAGCGAGTGGCAAATCGTCGACCGTCGGAGGTTCACCAGCAGCACAGGCATGACTGGCGCCTTTCTGAGCTATCGCCGGGACTAG
- the glgA gene encoding glycogen synthase GlgA — protein MNPLAILFATSEMAPWVKTGGLGDVAAALPAALRRAGHDIRVLLPAYPALKEAFPGAPVVAAIPALAPGLPTARLLAADSGGLPLLLLDCPELYERPGNPYLAADGHDWPDNGRRFGLLSRVAALLGQPASPLLWRVDVVHCNDWQTALAPAWLHYEGGAASVVTVHNIAFPGCFEAAMLGALDLPDSAWRFDGVEYHGQLSFLKAGLQLATRISTVSPTYAREIQDDSFGYGLAPLLRHRRDDLRGILNGIDTDIWNPAADPALVQGYAANRLAAKRANKLALQRELGLAEAADRPLFGVVSRLTEQKGLDLLLDIGAGLTALPAQLALLGSGDKAMEAGFMALAERFPGQIAVRLKFDEGLAHRIEAGADCFLMPSRFEPCGLNQMYSLRYGTPPLVRATGGLADTVVDTTAATLADKTANGFVVADLTPNALGETLERVARTWQDKRIWLRLQQNGMRRDFSWKSAAGQYIELYRDAIAAAH, from the coding sequence ATGAACCCGCTGGCCATCCTCTTCGCTACCTCGGAAATGGCGCCCTGGGTCAAGACCGGCGGCCTGGGCGATGTCGCCGCCGCCCTGCCGGCCGCCCTGCGCCGGGCCGGACATGACATTCGCGTACTGTTGCCTGCCTATCCGGCGCTCAAGGAGGCCTTCCCCGGAGCGCCGGTGGTTGCCGCCATTCCGGCGCTCGCCCCGGGCTTACCCACCGCTCGCCTGCTCGCCGCCGACAGCGGCGGTTTGCCCTTGCTGCTGCTCGATTGTCCCGAATTGTACGAACGTCCGGGCAACCCCTATCTTGCCGCTGACGGCCACGACTGGCCGGACAACGGGCGCCGTTTCGGCCTGCTGTCACGCGTCGCCGCGCTGCTCGGCCAGCCCGCCTCGCCACTGCTTTGGCGCGTCGACGTCGTGCACTGCAACGACTGGCAAACCGCCCTCGCCCCCGCCTGGCTGCATTACGAAGGCGGGGCAGCCAGTGTCGTGACCGTGCACAACATCGCCTTCCCGGGCTGCTTTGAGGCGGCCATGCTAGGCGCGCTGGACCTGCCGGATAGCGCCTGGCGTTTCGACGGCGTCGAATACCACGGCCAGCTCTCCTTTCTCAAAGCCGGCCTGCAACTGGCGACGCGGATTTCGACGGTGAGCCCGACCTATGCCCGCGAAATCCAGGACGACAGTTTCGGCTATGGACTGGCCCCGTTGCTTCGCCACCGGCGCGACGATCTGCGGGGCATCCTCAACGGCATCGACACCGACATCTGGAACCCGGCCGCCGACCCCGCCCTGGTCCAGGGCTACGCCGCCAATCGGCTCGCCGCCAAGCGCGCCAACAAGCTCGCCTTGCAACGCGAGCTGGGCCTGGCGGAAGCAGCGGACCGCCCGCTGTTCGGCGTCGTCAGCCGGCTGACCGAACAGAAGGGCCTCGACCTGCTGCTCGACATCGGCGCCGGACTGACCGCCCTGCCCGCCCAGCTCGCCCTGCTCGGCAGCGGCGACAAGGCGATGGAAGCCGGCTTCATGGCGCTCGCCGAGCGTTTTCCCGGACAGATCGCCGTCCGTCTGAAATTCGACGAAGGCCTGGCCCACCGCATCGAGGCCGGTGCCGACTGCTTCCTGATGCCCTCCCGTTTCGAGCCCTGCGGCCTCAACCAAATGTACAGCCTGCGCTATGGCACACCGCCGCTGGTCCGCGCCACCGGCGGCCTGGCCGACACGGTGGTCGACACCACTGCCGCGACGCTGGCCGACAAGACCGCCAACGGTTTCGTCGTCGCCGACCTGACGCCCAACGCCCTCGGCGAGACCCTAGAACGCGTCGCCCGGACCTGGCAGGACAAGCGCATCTGGCTGCGCCTGCAGCAGAACGGGATGCGCCGTGATTTCTCGTGGAAATCGGCGGCCGGCCAATACATCGAGCTCTACCGCGACGCCATCGCCGCCGCGCACTGA
- the pgi gene encoding glucose-6-phosphate isomerase, which produces MMLIDSPQWQALAAHAAAMRPQHLRQLFAADPARFERFSLHRDGLLLDFSKQRLDGETLRLLHGLAAAADLDGWKQKMLAGEVINHTEDRAVRHMALRAGDQAPAEVHAVLERMQAFCESVHSGRRRGYSGERITDVVNIGIGGSDLGPRMATQALAAHQQPNLAVHFISNVDGADIAPLLARLNPRTTLFIVASKTFTTLETLINARTARAWLLAAAGRESAVAGHFVAISSDLERTREFGITADNVFEFWSWVGGRFSLWSAIGLSLALAIGWKHFSRLQEGARAMDKHFFEAPASENLPLTLALLSLWNTDFLGASTAAMLPYSQSLALLPAYLQQLEMESNGKQVNRQGEPVGVATSPIIWGEAGTNGQHSFYQLFHQGGQVIPCDFIALREADFPLPGHHGSLLANCLAQSAALAFGQTADEARAAGVPDKLVPYKVFPGNQPSTTLLLPALTPYSLGQLLALFEHKVFCLGVLWNINSFDQWGVELGKQLAAQLTPLIGSDGDSSLFDASTRGLLAALKQR; this is translated from the coding sequence ATGATGCTTATCGACTCCCCTCAATGGCAGGCCCTGGCCGCCCATGCCGCGGCCATGCGGCCCCAGCATCTGCGCCAGCTGTTCGCCGCCGACCCGGCGCGCTTCGAGCGCTTCTCGCTGCACCGCGACGGCCTGCTGCTCGACTTCTCGAAACAGCGGCTCGATGGCGAAACGCTGCGCCTGTTGCATGGGCTGGCCGCCGCCGCCGACCTCGACGGCTGGAAGCAGAAAATGCTGGCCGGCGAGGTGATCAATCACACCGAAGACCGCGCCGTCCGTCACATGGCGCTGCGTGCCGGCGACCAGGCGCCGGCCGAAGTGCACGCCGTGCTCGAACGCATGCAGGCGTTTTGCGAAAGCGTCCATAGCGGGCGTCGGCGTGGCTATTCCGGCGAACGCATCACCGATGTCGTCAATATCGGCATCGGCGGCTCCGACCTCGGGCCACGCATGGCCACCCAGGCCCTGGCCGCCCACCAGCAACCGAACCTCGCCGTCCATTTCATTTCCAATGTCGATGGCGCCGACATCGCTCCGCTGCTCGCCCGGCTCAATCCGCGCACGACCCTGTTCATCGTCGCCAGCAAGACCTTCACAACACTGGAGACCCTGATCAACGCCCGTACCGCCCGCGCCTGGCTGCTCGCCGCGGCGGGCCGGGAAAGCGCCGTGGCCGGGCATTTCGTCGCCATTTCGAGCGACCTCGAACGGACCCGCGAATTCGGCATCACCGCCGACAACGTCTTCGAATTCTGGAGCTGGGTCGGCGGCCGCTTCTCGCTGTGGTCGGCGATCGGGCTGTCGCTCGCCCTGGCCATCGGCTGGAAACACTTTTCCCGCCTGCAGGAAGGCGCGCGGGCGATGGATAAGCACTTCTTCGAGGCCCCGGCCAGCGAAAACCTGCCGCTCACCCTGGCCCTGCTCAGCCTGTGGAATACCGACTTCCTCGGCGCCTCGACCGCCGCCATGCTGCCCTACAGCCAGTCGCTGGCCCTGTTGCCGGCCTATCTGCAACAGCTGGAAATGGAAAGCAACGGCAAGCAGGTCAACCGCCAGGGCGAGCCGGTCGGCGTCGCGACCAGCCCGATCATCTGGGGCGAGGCCGGCACCAATGGCCAACACTCTTTCTATCAGCTGTTTCACCAGGGCGGCCAGGTCATTCCTTGTGATTTCATCGCCCTGCGCGAGGCGGATTTTCCGCTCCCCGGCCACCATGGCTCGCTGCTCGCCAACTGCCTGGCCCAGTCGGCCGCCCTCGCCTTCGGACAGACCGCCGACGAGGCGCGCGCCGCCGGCGTGCCGGACAAACTGGTGCCGTACAAGGTCTTTCCCGGCAACCAGCCGTCGACCACCCTGCTGCTGCCAGCCCTGACACCCTATTCGCTCGGCCAGTTGCTCGCCCTGTTCGAACACAAGGTTTTCTGCCTGGGCGTGCTGTGGAACATCAACTCCTTCGACCAATGGGGAGTCGAGCTCGGCAAGCAGCTGGCGGCGCAACTCACACCACTGATCGGGAGCGATGGCGACAGCAGCCTGTTCGACGCCTCGACCCGCGGCCTGCTGGCGGCGCTGAAACAGCGATGA
- the glgP gene encoding alpha-glucan family phosphorylase, with protein MTGTIYQIEVNPQIPERLARLEELANNLWYSWDRPTQGLFASLSHPLWTVTNHNPKAFLKRADQKRLEATAENPVFLGALNRVVSAYDSYHQMPNMAHVHGRPFKEDDLIAYFCAEFGFHESLPIYSGGLGILAGDHCKAASDLGLPFIGIGLLYRQGYFQQKLSADGHQQAIYNDSDFDDLPISPILDGNGQEVLVPVEFPERTIQAKVWEVKVGHVRLILLDTWLPQNSERDREITHRLYGGDKTTRIEQEILLGVGGVRALAILGLKPTVWHVNEGHAAFLILERMRSLIQNGKTYAAALEAVAANVVFTTHTPVPAGHDHFPEEMIRHYFSGWCHDLGMSCDQLMALGAEPGKTDFNMTALALRGSRHHNGVSRIHGDVSADICRYLWPQILPAENPMDYVTNGVHLPTFLAPEWFETFERYLGIGWQERHTEAANWAGIAEIPDATFWSVRQQLKAKLLKLVRERIREQHHRNQGSPSHLDRLLKFADPDNPNVLTIGFARRFATYKRAALLFQDPAWLREIICQAERPVLFLFAGKAHPADQPGQEIIRKIAQMAKLPEFEGRILLVEGYDLHLSRSLVAGVDVWLNNPIYPLEASGTSGMKAAMNGALNLSVLDGWWGEGYDDGEDRGEVANGWAIKPASSHLDEVRRDAEEARTLYELLQDQVIPTYYRTGPMGYSPEWVAMAKQSIATIAPRFNVTRMLNEYIRKLYAPAAAHGRRYAADDFALAGEVAQWKSRVRAAWPGVRLHRLDSPERRLTFGGALHIEVAVQLNGLQAADVTVEALFGRSGHDGNIGRGVRHYALHCAGGTAHGEALFNLELTPELCGKLEYRIRIFPTHPSLIHPFETGLMVWL; from the coding sequence ATGACCGGAACCATCTACCAGATCGAAGTCAATCCGCAGATTCCGGAGCGTCTGGCCCGCCTCGAAGAGCTCGCCAACAATCTGTGGTACAGCTGGGACCGCCCGACCCAGGGCCTCTTCGCCAGTCTCTCCCACCCGCTGTGGACGGTGACCAACCACAACCCCAAGGCATTCCTCAAGCGCGCTGACCAGAAGCGCCTCGAAGCCACCGCCGAGAACCCGGTTTTCCTCGGCGCCCTGAACCGGGTCGTTTCCGCTTACGACAGCTACCATCAGATGCCCAACATGGCACACGTGCATGGCCGTCCGTTCAAGGAAGACGACCTGATCGCCTACTTCTGCGCCGAATTCGGTTTCCACGAAAGCCTGCCCATCTACTCCGGCGGCCTGGGCATTCTGGCCGGCGACCACTGCAAGGCGGCGAGCGACCTCGGCCTGCCTTTCATCGGCATCGGCCTGCTTTACCGGCAGGGCTATTTCCAGCAAAAGCTCAGCGCCGACGGCCATCAGCAGGCCATCTACAACGATTCCGACTTCGACGATCTGCCCATTTCGCCCATCCTCGACGGCAATGGCCAGGAGGTGCTGGTGCCGGTCGAGTTTCCCGAACGGACCATCCAGGCCAAGGTCTGGGAGGTAAAGGTCGGCCATGTCCGGCTGATCCTGCTCGACACCTGGCTGCCGCAGAACTCCGAGCGCGACCGCGAAATCACCCACCGCCTCTACGGCGGCGACAAGACGACCCGCATCGAACAGGAAATCCTGCTCGGCGTTGGCGGCGTCCGGGCGCTCGCCATACTCGGCCTTAAGCCGACGGTCTGGCACGTCAACGAAGGCCATGCCGCTTTCCTGATCCTGGAGCGCATGCGCAGCCTGATCCAGAACGGCAAGACCTATGCCGCCGCGCTCGAAGCGGTGGCCGCCAACGTCGTGTTCACGACGCACACGCCGGTGCCGGCTGGCCACGATCACTTCCCCGAGGAAATGATTCGCCATTACTTTTCCGGCTGGTGCCACGACCTCGGCATGTCCTGCGACCAGTTGATGGCGCTCGGCGCCGAACCCGGCAAGACCGACTTCAACATGACGGCCTTGGCCCTGCGCGGCTCGCGCCATCACAACGGCGTCTCGCGCATCCACGGCGACGTCTCGGCCGACATCTGCCGCTACCTGTGGCCGCAGATCCTGCCCGCCGAGAATCCGATGGACTACGTGACCAATGGCGTCCATCTGCCGACCTTCCTCGCTCCCGAGTGGTTCGAAACCTTCGAACGCTATCTCGGCATCGGCTGGCAGGAGCGCCACACCGAGGCCGCCAACTGGGCGGGTATCGCGGAAATCCCCGACGCCACCTTCTGGAGCGTCCGCCAGCAACTGAAGGCCAAGCTGCTGAAACTGGTCCGCGAGCGCATCCGGGAACAGCACCATCGCAACCAGGGTTCGCCCTCCCATCTCGATCGTCTGCTCAAGTTCGCCGATCCCGACAACCCGAATGTCCTGACCATCGGTTTCGCCCGCCGCTTCGCGACCTACAAGCGCGCCGCCCTGCTCTTCCAGGACCCGGCCTGGCTGCGCGAAATCATCTGCCAGGCCGAGCGCCCGGTGCTCTTCCTCTTCGCCGGCAAGGCCCACCCGGCCGACCAGCCAGGCCAGGAGATCATCCGCAAGATCGCCCAGATGGCCAAGCTGCCCGAGTTCGAGGGGCGTATCCTGCTCGTCGAAGGCTACGACCTGCATTTGTCGCGCTCGCTGGTTGCCGGCGTCGATGTCTGGCTCAACAATCCGATTTATCCGCTCGAAGCCTCCGGGACCTCGGGCATGAAGGCGGCGATGAACGGCGCGCTCAACCTCTCGGTGCTCGATGGCTGGTGGGGTGAAGGTTATGACGACGGCGAAGACCGCGGCGAAGTCGCCAACGGCTGGGCAATCAAACCCGCCTCCAGCCACCTCGACGAGGTCCGGCGCGACGCCGAGGAAGCCCGCACGCTCTACGAACTGCTTCAGGACCAAGTCATCCCGACCTATTACCGCACCGGGCCAATGGGCTATTCGCCGGAATGGGTGGCGATGGCCAAGCAGTCGATCGCCACCATCGCGCCGCGCTTCAATGTCACCCGCATGCTCAACGAGTACATCAGGAAGCTCTATGCCCCGGCCGCCGCGCACGGCCGGCGCTATGCCGCCGACGATTTCGCGCTGGCCGGCGAAGTTGCCCAGTGGAAATCCCGGGTCCGCGCCGCCTGGCCCGGCGTCCGCCTGCATCGCCTCGATTCCCCCGAGCGCCGGCTGACCTTCGGCGGCGCGCTGCACATCGAAGTCGCCGTCCAGCTCAACGGCCTGCAGGCCGCGGACGTTACCGTCGAAGCGCTGTTCGGCCGCTCCGGACACGATGGCAATATCGGCCGTGGCGTTCGCCACTATGCGCTGCACTGCGCGGGCGGCACCGCCCACGGCGAAGCGCTCTTCAACCTCGAACTGACCCCGGAACTGTGCGGCAAGCTGGAATATCGCATCCGCATCTTCCCGACCCATCCCTCGCTGATCCACCCCTTTGAAACGGGCCTCATGGTCTGGTTATGA
- a CDS encoding alpha-amylase/4-alpha-glucanotransferase domain-containing protein has product MVSYRLGHNFGDTLRRNHEHYHDRIGDGPSPHAGDGIASAHDIVRCKQPIAAEDIVPDLLPRALWLDQLDGVGLADYSRAAPSPELCFDRPGVHKTLAVNGSGVVVSWQFDGLAGQRFTTSLNLAMPSCDGFLGRYVLADGSIAGGFGQPLALPAATWLVLEDGVLGGRIELQTSMPAEIVAQALQTVSQSEAGFEKIMQAVEIRFAWIIPADRSTLQLQLTIEPAQP; this is encoded by the coding sequence CTGGTCAGCTACCGGCTCGGCCACAATTTCGGCGACACCCTGCGCCGCAACCACGAGCACTATCACGACAGGATCGGCGACGGCCCGAGCCCGCATGCCGGTGACGGCATCGCCTCGGCCCACGACATCGTCCGCTGCAAGCAGCCGATCGCCGCCGAGGACATCGTTCCCGACCTCCTGCCACGCGCCCTGTGGCTCGACCAGCTCGACGGCGTCGGCCTCGCCGACTACAGCCGCGCTGCCCCCTCTCCCGAACTGTGTTTCGACCGCCCCGGGGTGCACAAGACCCTGGCCGTTAACGGCTCGGGGGTCGTCGTTTCCTGGCAATTCGACGGGCTGGCCGGGCAGCGCTTCACGACCAGCCTCAATCTGGCGATGCCCAGTTGCGATGGTTTTCTCGGCCGCTACGTGCTGGCCGACGGCAGCATTGCCGGCGGCTTCGGCCAGCCGCTGGCACTGCCCGCCGCCACTTGGCTGGTGCTCGAAGATGGCGTACTGGGCGGCCGGATCGAACTGCAAACCTCGATGCCGGCGGAAATAGTTGCCCAAGCCCTGCAGACAGTCTCCCAATCCGAAGCCGGCTTTGAGAAAATCATGCAGGCGGTCGAAATCCGCTTCGCCTGGATCATTCCCGCCGACCGCAGCACGCTGCAACTCCAACTGACCATAGAACCTGCCCAACCATGA